The Morganella morganii sequence CAAACAATGTAATAAATAAAATATGGATACTGAATCAAATCCCCCCCTCAACTCATCAGTAAATCTATTGAAGATATCATGACATAAACAAGAATTTAATTTTTCATCAGAAATATATTTTTTAGCACATTCCAAACTATGAACATTAAGATCGGAAAGCGTTATTTTATTAATTTTATCTGCGGATTTCTTTAAATAAAAACCAGTTCCAACACCAATATCCATATGGTTGTTACCAAGATGAAATTTAAAGTGAGGAATTAAAAATTTATCAGTATTACAATGCCATGCATAGTTATTAGATATCTTTAGCACCCACCAGTCATATAGAGACAAAGAGAGAGGTGTATATACTTTAGAACCATCGTTTGTGTTCAATGACATAAAATCCCCAGAATGGAAAACATATATATTATTTTTTTATTATTTGTTTTAATAGTCGAAAATAATGAGTAATAAATCAGGTTATCATATGTTATAAGTGCATGATAATATACCTGATATTATTCAGAATTATTTATATCACATACCATCCCTGGTATGCTTCATCCGTAATAATCATAAATCACATGTTTTTCTAAAAATTTCTCAGAAACCATTTATACAGATACTGAATAAAAACCACGAGGTCACGAAATACAAAATAACCAAACGCAATTATAACGATTAAAATTAACACCATTCACACAAGTAAATTAACAAGTTATATTTTCATTATCTTTTTATTTCTTTCGAAGTATTTTCATTGAGCTAATACTGTGTGGAAAATCATCTGCATTTCCCTTTCCTGAAGAGCGGGTATAATAGTCACCCTGAAAGTTTTTTTCTTTGAAAAACCGCACTGTCCATCCATCCGGAATATCAAACGACATGATCTTGTTATCAAAATTATATGTACTAAAATCATCAATACTTTCATTGACCAGCAAATGCTGACCTGTTTGATCAAATCCATTAAATAATACAATAGCAGAGAGCCCCTGGTGACGACTATCTCCATTACTCAGTATCACCGTTGCTGTAGTACACATGGCATCTTTTGGCGTACAAAAAATACTATTACTACCCTCTTTATTTTGACAAGACTGACTGGCGTTGAATTGTGCTTGTGTTTTTTTCACATCAACACCGGCATACATCTTGTTAAATGGGGTTAATACACATACATATACACTTTCTTTAAACTCCCGATTATCAGGGTAAGAGTACACAGGGGAATTCACCGTCACGTGAATATTATCAGCTATAGCAACCAAAGGTAGTCCTATCAATAAAAACAAACCTATAACTCGTTTTTTCATATTAAATTCCAAATCTATTTTTACCACTGCGGATCAAAAGGGTCTGTATCCGGGCTATACGGAATCAGATGTCTTCCCCATATGCTTTGCAGCTTTCAATTGAAAATCTTCCCTAAAAGACTATCCTGTAAAGATAAATAGCACATATGCCCCGTTGCGGCAAACCAGAACAACACAGGGAAAAGAACGGTCAGATGGTACAAAAAATAAAATCGTAGTATCAACTTCCCGTGCACTATTTATCTCATTTTTTATTTTAAGTATTTCTGATTTTGGTTTTCTCATCATTCTGAATTAATCTGCCATTTTTCAGGTAGTTAATTTTGTCAGCCATCAATTGTGCTTCATCTTCGCTGTGAGTCACTAACAGTGCTGTTTGCCCGGCTTCCCGTAAAATATCTCTCACTTCCAGCCCTAAACGTTTACGGCTATCCGGATCTAAGCTCGACAAAGGCTCATCTAACAACAATACTGCCGGCTGTGTCGCCAATGCACGTGCTAAAGCAATACGTTGCTGTTGCCCACCAGACATTTCATGTGGATAACGCCCGGCAAGTTCTTTTAATTCTACTAAATCCAGCAGTGTTTGAACTCGTGTTTGCTGATATCCTTTCGGTTGTTTTCTCAGACCGAAAGCAATATTTTGCGCTGCGGTTAAATGGGGGAACAGCGCGTAATCCTGAAATACCATTCCCACATTGCGTTGTTCCGGCGGAAGATGAAGGCCCTCTCCTGCAACACAGCGGCCACCAACATGGATGGTTCCCTGCTCTGTACGTTCAAACCCTGCAATAGCACGTAGTGCAGTGCTTTTTCCGCAGCCGGAAGTACCGAGAAGACAGCCGATCTCCCCTGCATTAATGTGCAAAGAAAAGCCTTTCAGAACATGATTACGTTGATGTTTACTCCCGTAAGAGACATGCACATTATCAAGAACTAACGTTGTGTCTGACACCTGATGACGACTCCCTTCTGATTATCGTTGTTTTGGCCCGGATGAAGATAATTGACTACGTGCTAATAGTATTACCGGGAGCGTTCCGGCCAATACAATCAGTAATGCTGCAACAGCCCCCTCCTCATAGGTACCTCTCGCCGCTTCTGCATACAAAGATGTTGCTAATGTTTCAAAGTTAACCGGACGAAGTAATAAAGTAGCCGGTAACTCTTTCATCACATCAGCAAAAACCAGCAAAGCACCTGTCACTAATGCCGGACGCAATAACGGTAAATGTACGCGGAAAAAGGTTCCCGACTCACTTTCACCAAGTAATCTTGAGGCCTGTTCCATGCCCGGCGGAATACGGGTTAACCCGGCATCAATCGCCCCGACTGAAATCGCCATAAAGCGGATAGAACAACAGATAACTAATAAAACCCCCGAAGAGAGCAGCGGTAAACCGCGATAATTGAACAATTCGGCCAGTATATTATCCAACGACATACCCGGTGTTAATAACCCGATGGCCAATACCGTTCCCGGCACCGCATAGCCCAATGAGGCAACTTTCATCAATGTACGTCTGGCCTCCGGAGCCCCCCCCCGAAATCGCACTTGATCTCGCATACCACGCCACAATCAGGCTGACAAAAGTCACCACAAGGGTAACTCCTGCCGCTAATAATAATGAGTTTTGTAATGATTGCAGGAGGCTGGCAGAAATTTCCATACTATCACTAAAACGCCTGATACTTTCCCAACCCAGAAATAGTGCAGGGGCAACAAAGCCCAGTAAAACAGGCAGAGAAGTCAATAAAGTCGCCAGGCATGCGTGAATTCCCGTTAATCGTGCCGGTAAAATCCCCCGCATTTGCCGGCCGGAATTATAACGCTGATTCTTGCGCCCATAATATTCCAGGGCCAGCAACAGAATAATTACCGTCAACATGGAGCACGCAATTTGCGCTGCTGCCGCCAAATCAGAACGCGTCACCCACGTGGTATACACTGTGACTGTCAGAGTATTCACGCCAAGGAATTCGGATGCGCCAATATCATTCAGTGTTTCCAGTAATGCTAAGCTTGTTCCTACCACCAGTGCGGGACGTGCCATTGGCAGCGCCACCCGGAAAAATGAGCCGGTTGAACTTAAACCAAGTGTGCGGGCTGCTTCCAGTAAATGCGCCGGCTGGCTCATAAACATCGCCCGCATGGTGAGATAAACATACGGATATAACACCAGACCCAATAACAAAATCGCGCCGGTCATGGAGCGAAGATCCGGAAGCCTGAACTCACGGGGGTTGCTATAGCCCAACAGGCTGCGAATGACTTCCTGAACCGGCCCGATGGGATGCAGTAAATCAAGCCAGGCAAATGCCACTATGTAGGTTGGCATGGCGAGGGGAAGCAGCAATGCCCAACTAAATAGCCGCTTTCCCGGGAAATCGAATGCAGTGACTAACCAGGCGCAACCCGCACCAATAAGCATGACCAGTACGCCGACACCAAGTAATAAAATCAGGGTATTGAGTATCGCATCAGGCAACACATACTTCAGTAAATGTTCCCAATGACTGACACCTGAGCTTACCGCGAGCCATAACAGGAATAACAAAGGGGTCATTACACCAAGCGTAATGACCACCACAGTAAGACTTAAAGGCGAAAAACCGAAACGCGGCGCTCCTGCGGCGCCACGTAAATCAGATAAGCCTGTTTTATTGATCGAATCCAACTTTATCTACCAACTGGCTGGCTTGTTTACGGTGTTTAACGATTTCAGCCAGTGGAATGTTATCAACATTGATTTCACCAATCGCACTGTTGATCGTCGCATCCAAAGGAACCCCTTTACGGATTGGATATTCGTAGTTAGCTTGCGCATACAGCTGCTGAGCAGGAACTGAAACTAAATACTCCATCAATTTCACAGCTTGTTCTTTATGTGGCGCATTGCGGGCAACTGCAGCACCAGTGATATTGACGTGCGTTCCGCCACTGGTAAAGGTTGGCTGAACGACTTTAATGGCATCCCCCCACTGACGGGCATCAGTGCCTTCTTTCGCATTTTTCATATGACCAACATAGTAGGAGTTCGCTAAGCCAACATCACAGATACCACCGAGGATGTCACGGGCAACATCACGATCGCCACCAGCAGCTTTACGGGCTAAGTTATTTTTCACGCCACGTAACCACGCTTCTGTTTTCGCTTCACCATCATGAGCAATCATTGCGGCTACTAATGCTGTGTTATAGGGGTGTTGTCCCGCACGAATACAGATTTTGCCTTTCCATTGCGGGTCTGCCAGGTTTTCATACGTGATGCTGTTTAATGGTATGGATTTTTCTGCATACAACACACGTGCACGCATTGACAAACCAAACCATTGGTTGTCTTTATCACGTAAAGAAGCCGGAATAACTTCTGTTAATACTTCGGATTGAACAGGTTGAGTTACACCTGCTTCAACTAAATCGATGAGGTTACCTGCATCAACTGTCATTAATAAGTCAGCCGGAGAGTTTTTACCTTCGGCTTTTACTCGTTCTAACATACCATCTTTGATATAGACAGTATTTACATCAATGGCAGTTTCTTTCGTAAAGGCATCGAGAAGAGGCTGAATTAAGCCCGGTTCACGTGTGGTATATAAAGTGAGGGAATCTTTTGCCATCGCTGGTAATGCACAGGTAACCATAAGCGATGATGCCAACGTAATCAAACGAGTCTTATTACATAAAAAAAACATTTTTTTTCAACATGTTGCGATCTTCTCCATAGTGAAGTGATGCTTAATATAATCTATTGAATATCTTGCAGGCTGTAAAAAAGTATATATGATAATAAGTCTCGTTTGCAAATTAGTTTCATTAAAAAATAGTAAAGTTAAGTTATAACTAAAATGAATGCATTCTAAGGTAATCGAAGATCTCTGTTCGGGCCAAACTCCGGCCTTATAAATACGCTTTCTGATGCGCTCTTTTTTCAGTAAAACGATTAGATCAAAGCGTTATCGCGGCAGTTGCCACTCCGGCTGATACTCTGTACCAGGTTGTTGGCCCGGCAGAAGCGCAGCCAGTGCCAGTTTGCGTGAGAGGGTAGGTTCCATAGCCCCCCTCACCCAGGCTGAATTATCTGCTGTGGTGGGGTGTCAGCTCAGAACATAACGGTCAATGTATAAAAAGGGGCATATTGTGGGTCCTGACAAAAAGATATCCTCAACACTACTCCGCCGCAACGAATATTATAGAAATAACGTAGCACTTGTAATGTGCACCATAAAACACCTTACTTCATTCAATATCCGAACCGGAATATTTTTCATTGCCTCTGAAAGTAATTTATTAAAATAGATACAGCCTGATAAACCATCCCGTATTTTTCACCTGTCACTGTTATTCCCTTACTATTCTCAAATTGTTACACATTACCGCCTTATTACAACACAGGTGAGTAGAGACATACGCGTCTGAGTGGTATTTTTCTTATTAACGAGCTGTATATCCGAATTAATTCCGGTAGACGGTATTTACCGGCTGTTTCATTATTTTATCACCTGTTAAAAAATAATATTCCGTTTTATTTCCGGACGATTTTCTTACAGCTCACAGCACCACATTCAATCTGATAAATAATTTTAATTCGCTTTTTAAAGCAAGGATTTGGATATGACATTTAATAATTCAGTGCTGATTGCACTGTTTTCCGCTTCTTTCAGCGCTTATGCCACGGAACCACCACCACCTTATCAGTCAGAAGTTGAAGTTCCTGATATTAATACCATTCTCAGCAGTGCCACTGATGGCTGGCCGACCGCAAAAGATAAGTGGGATAATAAATATCAGTCAATTATCACCGGTAACCAATATATTAATGGTCAGACATTAACCAGAACCTGGTTCCCGGAACAATTTCTTTATGTTGAGAATAATTCTTACAGCCTGAATAACACCATTGATTCCTTCCAGACCACATTCCGGAGCGGTAGTGTCGCTATCGGAAATATAGTCAAAGGCGGAATTACCAATCCGTCCGATCCTTCCAAAGTCTATCGCGGATTTATGTCGATGATGGAAGACTCCGTAGCGTATAACACTATTGTTGAAGATAACGGCAGCCTCAGCCTGGGGAATGACGCCAAAGCGTATAACACCACAGTGAATACCGGCGGCAGAATGGTTGTCGGTACACGGGGCTATGCACAGGCAATTTTGATCGACGGCGGTTATCTGGAGCAATCCGTTACCAGCACCTCAAATACCAAAGATGTGATTGTCGTGAATGGCGGACAGCATATTATCTACGGCGGTACGGCAACCAACAGCCATATCGGCAGCGGCAGCTATCAGATGAGCAGCGGCAACACGATAGATACCGTGCTGTATGACGGTGCAGTTCAGCAGATTTATGCCGGGAAAGATGGTGTGACTGACCGCAATACCATCGTTAACCACGGTGCATTACAGTTTGTGACCCACGGTAATACAGAAGATACCCGTGTTTACGGTACCCAGATTATTACCGGTGTTGACGGGGAATGGGAAAACGGCGAGTGGACATCCGACGATTCTTTCCGGATTGATGATCAGACAGCCAAAAATGCCACCATTTATGCCGGCGGTGTGCAGCGTATTCAGACTGGCGAAGCCATTGATACCCAGGTTTACGGACAGCAGATTGTCAGCGGCAAAAAAGGCGGCTGGAGCGGCGGACAATGGGTTGAGCAGGATGCCTGGATTGGCAAAGATCAGGTTGCCACCGGCTCAGTGATCCACCAGGGCGGTGAACAGATTGTTGAATACTATGCCGATGCGGTTGGTACGCTGGTTAACGGCGGTACACAGCTGGTCAAGGAGTTTGGTCATATTCAGGATACTACCGTTGAGAACGGAGGTTCATCCTTTATCGCTTACGGTGCCTACTCCACCGGTGACCTGAATGTTAATGACGGTTCAGTAACGATGGAAGGCGGTAGTCTTCACAGCTGGACCGGAGCTCTGGACGGCAAAGGCGCTTATGTTACCCGTCTTAATCTGGCCGGTGACAATGCGTTTATGTATCTGAAGCATAATGACACCACCAGCGAATCCGAAGCAACGATTGAAACACTGGCTAACAACGGTACCGTGGTATTCGGCAGCAGCGACGGCACTGACGCCGGTAAATACAGCCGGTTACAGATTTCAGATCTGACCGGTTCCGGCACCTTTGTGATGAACACCAATATTAACGGTGGTACCGGTGATTTCCTGAATATCAGCAACAGTATCAGCGGTGAGTTTAATGTCAGAGTAATGGATTCCGGTCAGGAGCTGAAAAGCCGCGGCGGTGTGAATCCTCATCATCTGATCTTTGCCAACGGCAGTGACAGCAACAGCTTTGTACTGGTGAACGGCAGTGTTGACCTGGGTGCTTATAAATATTACCTGGTACAGGGTGATGAGCAGGACAGCGATAACTGGTATTTATCACCGAAAGCA is a genomic window containing:
- a CDS encoding class I SAM-dependent methyltransferase, whose amino-acid sequence is MSLNTNDGSKVYTPLSLSLYDWWVLKISNNYAWHCNTDKFLIPHFKFHLGNNHMDIGVGTGFYLKKSADKINKITLSDLNVHSLECAKKYISDEKLNSCLCHDIFNRFTDELRGGFDSVSIFYLLHCLPGKMSDKKQAIINITETLKDDGILYGATILGEGVKHNRFGSKLMSVYNKKGIFSNVYDSADSLETMLSSLFEDVSVNIQGTVALFTAKNKK
- a CDS encoding Fe(3+) ABC transporter substrate-binding protein, with the translated sequence MFFLCNKTRLITLASSLMVTCALPAMAKDSLTLYTTREPGLIQPLLDAFTKETAIDVNTVYIKDGMLERVKAEGKNSPADLLMTVDAGNLIDLVEAGVTQPVQSEVLTEVIPASLRDKDNQWFGLSMRARVLYAEKSIPLNSITYENLADPQWKGKICIRAGQHPYNTALVAAMIAHDGEAKTEAWLRGVKNNLARKAAGGDRDVARDILGGICDVGLANSYYVGHMKNAKEGTDARQWGDAIKVVQPTFTSGGTHVNITGAAVARNAPHKEQAVKLMEYLVSVPAQQLYAQANYEYPIRKGVPLDATINSAIGEINVDNIPLAEIVKHRKQASQLVDKVGFDQ
- a CDS encoding ABC transporter ATP-binding protein, with product MSDTTLVLDNVHVSYGSKHQRNHVLKGFSLHINAGEIGCLLGTSGCGKSTALRAIAGFERTEQGTIHVGGRCVAGEGLHLPPEQRNVGMVFQDYALFPHLTAAQNIAFGLRKQPKGYQQTRVQTLLDLVELKELAGRYPHEMSGGQQQRIALARALATQPAVLLLDEPLSSLDPDSRKRLGLEVRDILREAGQTALLVTHSEDEAQLMADKINYLKNGRLIQNDEKTKIRNT
- a CDS encoding autotransporter outer membrane beta-barrel domain-containing protein encodes the protein MTFNNSVLIALFSASFSAYATEPPPPYQSEVEVPDINTILSSATDGWPTAKDKWDNKYQSIITGNQYINGQTLTRTWFPEQFLYVENNSYSLNNTIDSFQTTFRSGSVAIGNIVKGGITNPSDPSKVYRGFMSMMEDSVAYNTIVEDNGSLSLGNDAKAYNTTVNTGGRMVVGTRGYAQAILIDGGYLEQSVTSTSNTKDVIVVNGGQHIIYGGTATNSHIGSGSYQMSSGNTIDTVLYDGAVQQIYAGKDGVTDRNTIVNHGALQFVTHGNTEDTRVYGTQIITGVDGEWENGEWTSDDSFRIDDQTAKNATIYAGGVQRIQTGEAIDTQVYGQQIVSGKKGGWSGGQWVEQDAWIGKDQVATGSVIHQGGEQIVEYYADAVGTLVNGGTQLVKEFGHIQDTTVENGGSSFIAYGAYSTGDLNVNDGSVTMEGGSLHSWTGALDGKGAYVTRLNLAGDNAFMYLKHNDTTSESEATIETLANNGTVVFGSSDGTDAGKYSRLQISDLTGSGTFVMNTNINGGTGDFLNISNSISGEFNVRVMDSGQELKSRGGVNPHHLIFANGSDSNSFVLVNGSVDLGAYKYYLVQGDEQDSDNWYLSPKATDPAPNPDPEPGPDPKPEISESGKNAIAMANVTPTIWNSELSTLRTRLGDLRDNQTAQDGVWGKYIGSRNRISTGNVGYTQDMNGLMLGGDHAIALENGRLLVGGMFSYTHSELDARTSDGKVDSLGLGVYTTWMHNSGYYVDGVLKANHFRTKNSAQFNDGKTTAKDNTNGIGFSVEGGKHITAGSYFIEPYVLGSYFRGEKTAYRFSSDMKVKADAAESVKGEIGTTFGKTFVTESGGLIKPYARLAVSHEFKKNNDVVINDTESFSNDMSGTVGKYGVGLTAQMNNQWSAYAEFNYAKGSHVETPYSGNLGIRYSF
- a CDS encoding beta/gamma crystallin-related protein, yielding MKKRVIGLFLLIGLPLVAIADNIHVTVNSPVYSYPDNREFKESVYVCVLTPFNKMYAGVDVKKTQAQFNASQSCQNKEGSNSIFCTPKDAMCTTATVILSNGDSRHQGLSAIVLFNGFDQTGQHLLVNESIDDFSTYNFDNKIMSFDIPDGWTVRFFKEKNFQGDYYTRSSGKGNADDFPHSISSMKILRKK